A single genomic interval of Takifugu flavidus isolate HTHZ2018 chromosome 19, ASM371156v2, whole genome shotgun sequence harbors:
- the LOC130516452 gene encoding trace amine-associated receptor 1-like, protein MEESAVNRTAVNDIHPCYEIHDFNYIFTNNPSIICLLLYTFLIILSVVTICGNILVMMSVIYFKQLQSPTNYLILSLALADLLVGILVYPLSMAFSLSSCMYHEELFCKIRASFDITLSTCSILHLCCISVDRYYAVCQPLTYESKITNCCVAIMILVSWVVSVLIGISILIGGLDNDKCEERCFIDVLIENTVGPILSFYLPVVIMLCIYLKIFLVAQRHVRSIQSTTGVANVSKMQRKATKTLAIVLGAFLLCWTPFFLCITFGPFTHLSIPVPVIESLNWLTLANSMLNPFIYAFFYNRFRVAFKMIISGKIFQDDFDTLH, encoded by the coding sequence ATGGAAGAGTCGGCTGTTAATAGAACTGCTGTAAATGACATACATCCATGCTATGAAATACATGATTTTAACTACATTTTCACAAACAATCCTTCTATTATATGTTTATTACTATACACTTTCCTCATTATATTGTCTGTCGTCACAATTTGTGGAAACATCCTGGTTATGATGtctgtcatttatttcaaacagctCCAGAGTCCGACTAACTACCTCATCCTTTCTCTGGCTTTAGCTGACCTGCTTGTTGGTATTCTTGTCTATCCTTTAAGCATGGCATTTTCTCTTAGCTCCTGTATGTATCACGAAGAACTATTTTGCAAAATAAGAGCTAGTTTTGACATCACCCTGAGCACGTGTTCTATCCTACACCTATGCTGCATTTCTGTTGACAGGTATTATGCAGTGTGTCAACCTCTGACCTACGAAAGTAAAATCACTAATTGCTGTGTTGCAATAATGATTCTGGTAAGCTGGGTAGTTTCTGTTTTGATAGGCATTTCCATCTTGATTGGTGGTTTAGACAATGACAAGTGTGAGGAAAGGTGTTTTATTGATGTCCTCATTGAGAACACTGTTGGAcctattttgtctttttacctCCCGGTGGTCATCATGTTGTGCATTTACCTGAAGATTTTCCTCGTTGCTCAGAGACACGTGCGCAGCATTCAGAGCACAACAGGGGTAGCCAATGTCAGTAAAATGCAGAGGAAGGCGACCAAAACACTGGCCATTGTTCTGGGTGCCTTTTTGTTGTGTTGgactcctttctttctttgcatcaCATTTGGGCCATTTACTCATCTTTCTATTCCAGTGCCTGTGATTGAATCTCTTAACTGGCTTACACTGGCTAATTCAATGCTTAATCCCTTCATATATGCTTTCTTTTACAACAGATTCAGGGtagcatttaaaatgatcatttctggAAAAATATTTCAGGATGACTTTGACACATTGCATTAA
- the LOC130516445 gene encoding adhesion G protein-coupled receptor F5-like codes for MALETAGKGTLIILAVLCLDLQGNAQPLELNFEEASRPLLIHAALENASDYLVQVTLALPNLEYLQTVLNTLSFPIMFNEVTEINSINTTTVCTQTVSGNECRCQPSYVWPQNICFTYGTCDGIIGDTCSCINGLPPEGQLCWPNGSQPVWADLDVEVRVPLSFVPAADVFNTIRRILKGLPLPLHIAASVKIVDVAFTTGCASNTNETLQCHCEEQFFWSCDLCEAYGACKSPSVTGPCQCINQLPPDGQLCRATPNITQCPATTPGSMSTTTALPTTMTSTDPTTATPTIMASTTTMTSTDPTTATPTIMASTTTMTSTEPTTAPPTTTASTPITRTSATAATTRPTSTASTTTAPPIIEERLLSFTLDLEFDPSFNSLSNELYQYTSSVIQRECRKHISGLENIEIKEFRPGSTVVDYIVKATYIQDVEIIAAETGIFNKLAENYSMILDNQTPLQFEPPEVFFGRSVTVTCGPPPRELGFGPNTKAEWRLNGALVHEDELHRFSSRDGAATLTISTFFVTDNGKYECKLTDSSLSLNIVVRQKSSGSFTLKSTPLIQVTPVRLQVACKVGKEVFLKCSVNSPYTVVFKDIPAAGEGSEISHRFSIPSCQTTQQTFICQEKNFIEYKEEIVLVLSTKNFVCFNDLVFGDGMLDDEAVGPCEPNEVGEQTAVCRANGVWELSRNGCILKPIQELLEQSQKLNNNSLPVFLDQLRSTTENFTKEVVESTPTITAIVDILENVGERMILLVIPITKTSIENVLITTGILTIDEGKESWDFINFNDTQIMSDTKSNIPKVQTVSGNLLRSLEILTSGLSNDSFDVHTPFIILNKTTFSNTFAADFNSSVQIEIPAAGLETNSLTVMTFNSMDNVLPPRDKVNSGLTIINGKVVLIQSNGNIRNVSLSFDIQNDTFSSPQCVFWNFTLFDRLGGWDSKGCELVGFVNGTVTCNCNHLTSFSILMSPFSLNNPALDYITFIGVGISMASLVICIIIEAVIWSKISRNNTSYLRHVSIVNIAVSLLIADIWFIIGAAISDAEETNIAACMAATFFIHFFYLALFFWMLASALLLLYRTVSVFDDGLSKQSMLAIGFCLGYGAPLIIAVITIAVTAPSKRYIRATGVCWLNWDESKALLAFVIPALLIVVINLLILIVVLYKILRRRAVGDAAQAEERHVLVVIARALAVLTPFFGLTWGLGVGTMVSPFNEGIHIAFAFFNSLQGFFILLFGTLLDKKVRSEIAIMSQASKSGTRSNSEGTTSSSGLGFFRNWRRGRDGYNISSTSGGSNSYSNT; via the exons ATGGCGTTAGAAACGGCAGGAAAAGGCACCCTCATTATTCTGGCCGTGCTCTGCCTGGACTTGCAGGGCAACGCTCAGCCGCTCGAGCTGAACTTTGAG GAAGCATCAAGGCCATTACTCATTCATGCAGCGCTCGAGAACGCTTCAGACTATTTAGTCCAAGTTACTCTGGCGCTGCCCAATCTGGAGTATCTGCAAACAGTGCTCAACACGCTCAGTTTTCCCATAATGTTCAATGAGGTTACTGAGATTAACAGCATCAACACTACGACAG TGTGTACACAGACTGTATCTGGCAATGAGTGCAGATGCCAGCCGTCGTATGTTTGGCCACAGAATATCTGCTTCACTTATGGCACCTGTGACGGCATCATCGGCGacacctgcagctgcattaaTGGCCTTCCACCCGAGGGACAACTGTGTTGGCCCAACGGCTCTCAGCCAG TCTGGGCTGATCTGGATGTAGAGGTGCGAGTTCCACTCTCTTTTGTTCCAGCAGCAGACGTGTTTAATACCATCAGGCGGATTCTGAAGGGGCTGCCGTTACCTCTGCACATCGCTGCATCGGTCAAAATAGTAGATGTGGCCTTCACTACAG GGTGCGCTTCAAACACCAATGAAACACTGCAGTGTCACTGTGAGGAACAGTttttctggtcatgtgacctgtgtgaGGCCTATGGTGCCTGCAAAAGTCCCAGTGTGACGGGCCCCTGTCAGTGCATTAATCAGCTTCCACCTGACGGACAACTGTGCAGAGCAACGCCAA ATATCACACAATGTCCAGCCACCACTCCTG GGAGcatgtcaacaacaacagcactACCAACAACAATGACATCCACAGACCCAACAACAGCAACGCCAACGATCATGGCGTCGACAACAACAATGACATCCACAGACCCAACAACAGCAACGCCAACGATCATGGCGTCGACAACAACAATGACATCCACAGAACCAACAACAGCACCGCCAACGACCACGGCATCGACACCAATAACGAGGACATCGGCAACAGCAGCGACAACAAGGCCGACCTCGACAGCATCAACAACGACGGCACCACCAATAATTGAGG AGAGGCTGTTGTCATTTACGCTGGACCTCGAATTTGATCCTTCATTCAATTCATTAAGCAATGAACTTTACCAATACACCTCCAGTGTT ATCCAAAGAGAATGTAGGAAGCACATTTCAGGTCTGGAGAACATAGAGATAAAGGAGTTCAG GCCCGGGAGCACTGTTGTTGACTACATTGTAAAAGCGACTTATATTCAAGATGTGGAAATCATTGCGGCAGAGACGGGAATATTTAACAAGCTGGCGGAAAATTATTCCATGATTCTTGACA aTCAGACACCCTTGCAGTTTGAGCCACCTGAAGTGTTTTTTGGAAGAAGTGTGACTGTGACATGTGGCCCCCCACCAAGGGAACTTGGTTTTGGTCCCAACACCAAAGCAGAGTGGAGACTGAATGGTGCGCTCGTACATGAAGACGAGCTACATCGTTTTTCAAGCAGGGACGGAGCAGCGACGTTAACAATATCCACTTTTTTTGTGACTGACAATG GGAAATATGAGTGCAAGCTGACAGACAGCAGTCTGAGCCTGAATATAGTGGTCAGGCAGAAATCCAGCGGATCATTTACTCTGAAAAGTACACCACTCATACAAGTAACACCAGTCAGACTACAAGTTGCATGTAAGGTCGGGAAGGAAGTCTTCCTCAAGTGCTCTGTTAACAGCCCCTATACTGTTGTGTTTAAGGACATACCTGCCGCAG GTGAAGGTAGTGAGATCTCCCATCGGTTTTCCATCCCCAGCTGTCAAACCACACAGCAGACGTTCATCTGTCAGGAGAAAAACTTTATAGAATACAAGGAAGAGATAGTGCTGGTGTTGTCCACAAAGA attttgtgtgtttcaaTGACTTGGTCTTCGGGGATGGAATGCTTGACGATGAAGCTGTAGGTCCCTGCGAGCCAAACGAAGTGGGCGAACAGACAGCTGTTTGTCGAGCTAACGGTGTTTGGGAATTAAGTCGTAACGGGTGCATCCTAAAACCgattcaggagctgctggaacagTCACAG AAGCTGAACAACAATTCACTGCCAGTGTTCTTGGACCAACTTAGGAGCACCACTGAAAACTTTACAAAAGAAGTGGTGGAATCCACACCAACCATCACTGCTATTGTTGACATTCTTGAGAATGTAGGCGAAAGAATGATTTTACTAGTTATTCCGATCACCAAGACTTCAATAGAG AATGTTCTCATAACTACAGGAATTCTTACTATTGATGAAGGAAAGGAATCATGGGATTTCATAAATTTCAATGACACCCAAATTATGTCCGACACAAAAAGTAACATCCCCAAAGTTCAAACTGTCAGTGGCAACTTGTTAAGGTCTCTGGAGATTTTAACAAGTGGCCTCTCCAATGATTCCTTTGACGTTCACACCCCTTTTATTATCCTCAACAAAACGACATTCAGCAATACTTTTGCTGCCGACTTCAATTCTTCGGTACAGATCGAAATACCTGCCGCTGGTTTAGAGACAAACTCCCTCACGGTCATGACCTTTAACTCCATGGATAATGTGCTCCCTCCCAGAGACAAAGTCAACTCCGGTCTCACAATCATCAATGGGAAGGTTGTTCTGATTCAGTCCAATGGCAACATTCGAAATGTCTCATTGAGTTTTGATATCCAGAATGATACGTTTAGCAGCCCCCAGTGCGTCTTTTGGAACTTCACCCTCTTTGACCGTCTGGGTGGATGGGACAGCAAAGGCTGTGAGTTGGTCGGGTTTGTCAACGGAACTGTGACCTGCAACTGCAACCACCTgacctccttctccatcctcaTGTCACCCTTCAGTCTCAATAACCCTGCACTGGACTACATAACCTTCATTGGAGTCGGAATATCCATGGCTTCACTGGTCATATGCATCATCATCGAAGCTGTCATCTGGAGCAAAATAAGCAGGAACAACACCTCGTACCTGCGCCACGTTTCCATAGTTAATATCGCCGTTTCTCTCCTCATCGCAGACATCTGGTTCATAATCGGAGCAGCTATTTCAGATGCAGAGGAGACCAACATAGCTGCATGTATGGCAGCCacatttttcatccattttttcTACCTCGCTCTGTTCTTCTGGATGTTAGCCTCCGCTTTGCTGTTGCTCTACCGCACAGTCAGTGTCTTTGACGACGGACTGTCCAAACAATCGATGTTAGCTATTGGATTTTGTCTGGGCTACGGGGCCCCCCTCATCATCGCAGTGATAACGATTGCTGTAACTGCACCCAGCAAACGCTACATCCGAGCTACTGGTGTCTGCTGGCTCAACTGGGACGAATCCAAGGCTCTTCTGGCATTTGTGATCCCAGCACTCTTGATAGTAGTTATTAACCTTTTGATCCTCATTGTGGTGTTGTACAAAATACTGAGGAGACGCGCAGTGGGAGATGCAGCACAAGCCGAGGAGAGACACGTCCTGGTGGTCATTGCGCGGGCGTTGGCCGTCCTAACACCATTTTTTGGATTAACGTGGGGTCTAGGGGTCGGAACCATGGTGTCTCCTTTCAACGAGGGAATCCATATTGCATTTGCTTTCTTCAACTCACTACAG GGTTTCTTCATATTGCTGTTCGGAACACTGTTGGACAAGAAG GTGCGGTCGGAAATCGCAATAATGTCACAAGCTTCAAAAAGCGGGACAAGG TCAAACAGCGAAGGAACTACATCGTCCAGCGGATTGGGATTTTTTCGgaactggaggagaggaagag ATGGTTACAATATATCGAGCACCTCTGGTGGATCTAACAGCTACAGCAACACGTGA